The Haloplanus sp. CK5-1 genome segment GAGTCCACGGTCGGTCGCTTCGTCAAGACGCCCATGCGAATGTGAGTGACCGCCAACGAACGGAACATATTCCTTCAACCGGGCAAGTAGCCCACCGCGGTCGTTGTGCCCGTCCTCGTGACCGTGTGTATCGTCATAATGACGGTGATCGTGGCCATTTCCGTGGTCGTGACCGGCCTCATGGCCGTGCCCATGGCGGTATTCGCGGATTCCGAGTAGGATGAGCAGGATCCCAGCGACGATACTGACGGGGCCGCCGAGGAATACGCCGCTAACCAGTTCAATTGGCTCGTTGACTTGTGTGAGATTGAATTGGCCCTTCGCGTAGAAGAACACCGCAACCATAGCGAGACTACTGATGAGATGCCCAACCCCGAGAATAAAACTCGCCGCGAAGCCGTAGAGCCACCTGTTCGTCTGGTCGAGGGCATACGACGCGGCAACCGGCCAGCCGTGGCCCGGTTCGATACCGTGGATGGCTCCGAGAGCGACCGCCCCGACGAGCAAGCCCAGTGCCTCTGTGTGTAACATCTATTGTTGAAACGTCGGCCAACAGCGTGGAAAATAGTTGTTAATACGCGATTCGGGGAGACATCATACTGGGGACTCTTCACCTACCACGACAAGAGATCGGGTATGCGGACGAGTTTCAACATCCCGGACCGCGTCGTCGAGGAGTTCGACCGAGTCTGGCAAGACGAAGGCCTCGCTAACCGCTCGCGAGCTGTCCGCGAAGCCATGCAGGAGTACATAGAGGCGCACTCTCGACTCGAAGAGACGACTGGCGAGGTGGTCGCGCTGGTCGGATTCGATTACCGGCACCACGAAGTGATTCGGGAACTCCACAGCGTCCAGCACGAGTACCAGGACGTGATTCTCAATACCAGCCATACCCACCAAGGGAAGTGGTGTCTCGAATCGCTGTTCTGTCGTGGCCCCATCGAACGAGTCCGTGCACTCATCTACGAGCTTCGGGATTTCGACGGTGTGAACCGAGTAAAGTCGATGCTCATTCGTGACCGCGCCTGAATCTGGAGTTTTGAATGTGAATGTCGTTTTGGCTCGGTTCGGGGTCGCGTTAAGTTAGAGGATGAGGCGTTCGAGTTCTGAGTGTCTATGGCAGAATTCGACCGTCTCAACGGATGTATCGAGTGGATCGACTTGTCGTTCAAGGGTGACGGCCGGTCCGTCTTCGAAGTTGTTGGGTTCGTTCCTGTTACTGAGACCGTTTGGGAGGGCCGTGAGTAGTCAAAATATTGAAAGCGATGGATGCGACTGTTCCATCGGGAACGGCCTCTCCGAGCTACCCATGTCGAAGGACTCCGATGAGCTGGAAGAGGAAGTGGAGATCGTCGGGGACTACGATCCCGAAATAGAGGAACTTCTGAGGGCTGCGAAAAGGGTCGCGTTAACTTTGGCGTGAGTTGTGCCGGACGGCGAGGGCTTTGAGCCACGATTCTGCTGTCTGCGGTTCGACATGTCTGAAACTAGTTGCGAACGATGAGGTTCGTTGTTCTATCTCCCAAAAGACACGTTCGATGGCATTCCGATTCCCGTGTGAAATCATCTGGAATCGGTACCCATCTTCGTCGAGGACGTTCACTAGATAATCGGCGTCATCGACGAGAAATTCGACGCCATCTAGCCGATATTGCCGATGCAGCTCGGTCAGAAACCATCGCGTCGTCTGTTTCGTCGTCGCTGGAAACAGCCTGAACTGCAGGATTTCGTTCGTTTGGGGATCGACGGCACCGTACAGCCAGTAGTCGTCGCCGTTGATGCGGATCACTTTCTCGTCGACCGCGAGTTGATCCGCACTCACCGTCGAAATTTGCTGTAGATCGGCCTTGTGCACCCAGTTGTGAACCGCGACGTGACTACGTTTGACTCCCAACTCATCGAGAAACTGACTGGCATCCCTTGTTGACATACCTGCGAGATGACACCGGATACCCACTTGAATCGCCCACTCGGGAGTCCGCTTTCGCTCCACAAACGACAAGTCGATCCACTCGATACACTTGCTGAGGCGTTCGGATTCTGCCATAGACACTCAGAAATCGAACGCCTCATCCTCTAACTTAACGCGACCGCGAAAAGCGACCGGAGCTATTTCGACGAGACCGAGGGATCTCGCGGGGCCCACCTCGAACTGCTGGTAACGGATCCAATAATGTCCCGATTAACGGATGCCGACCCCGAAGAATTCGACGGATATCACGAAGACGACTGAGCCTCCTCCCCTAAAGGGGTGAGATTCGGCGTTAACTCCCGTTTTAGCCTCTGATGAGCCAAAAGAATACCCTCCGTCCACGTTCAGCGTCCCGCTGTTCAAGCGCACGCCTACGAGTGCGTCCGTCGTCCGCGGGTTGGTTGCGACGGAGATACCGCACGCCGATGTTTTTCGCGGTCGCCAGACTACGTCTGGCTGGCAGCCGGAACTCGGGGATTTCTGGCGACGGCGTTGTAATCGGCGTGGTTCTCGTACCCGCACTGCAAGCACTCGAACTCCTCGCTGTCGCGGTCATCAGTGTGGGTGAATCCGAAGAACACTGCCGCGACGTGTTCTCTGGGTCACCTGCTCGACCGCGATGCCGTCGGCTTGTACTCTATGTAGTCGTACAAGCGGTCGAACGCCCATTCGTCTCTCCACGACGCGCCCGTCGCTCGCGGATGTCCGTCGAGCCCTCGAAACACTTCCCGCGTAGCCCGCACGGGTGGCGGGATTCCCGCACTGCAGAAGCCCCTGTGGAAACGATGATAGCTGAGGGTCCATGACGCGGGCTAAGCGACGCACCCGGAGTAGTCACGTGGTCGCTTCCGAGTTGGGTTCCGGTGGAAGGCCAGCGTCTTGGGGTGTTGGTTGATCGCGATTCGCGAGGCGTTCCCCGCCGTAGACGACCACCAAGAGAACGGCAACCAATACGAGTGGGAGGGCACCTGTAACTTCGGCGAGCTGTCCTCAATGGGCCGATCGTCTCAACGGATATGCGGTTCCTGAGATCCCAGAGATCCAGCACACCGATCCGCGCGATCTCGAATAGTGGTCGAGTAGGTCCCCTCGGCACGTGGGCGGGATCAACGTCTGAGTCGCGCTTGGTTGGATTGATTGAGCGCAGAGGACGCGATAGAGGTTCTCCAAGGAAGAATTTAATTCTCTTTACGATTCCCAGTGTCGCTTCTGGGACTCGAGAGACCACGCAAGTGCGACCCGCGTCACCCTCACCCGCCACGCTTCTCCAGCGCCAACTCTACTCGATAAACAACCTGCTTCCCAAGAACGATTCAGTAACAGTCTGAGAGTTAATTCCGAACTCCGTGTGGTCTTATTCTTCCCATAACTTACCTGTCTGGCGACTCAACCGTTCTGTATACCTCTTAGTATGCCTCCAGTAGATGCTACTCGGTCGGCTCCTGACGACATCCAAGGCCATCCACCCATCCAGTGTGAGGACTGTGAGTCCGCTCTCCACAGCCGCGACGACAGTGTTTCATTCCTGCTTCTGGATCAGCTTACCATCCCTATCATCGGTTGCGGCGACCACGTCGACCAGTTCGTTTCTATCTGCGAACTCACTACTACTGGTAGAGCAGACATCATAGAGCATCGACCGGCTGGAGGTATCCACTGCCCCAGCTGTCAGCTCGCACACTACAATCTCCATCAACCAGTAATTCCGATCCAAACTGGAGCAGTCGCCCTCATGGCCTGCTCACAGCACCAAGCAGAAGTCTTCAACCGCTTCCAATCAGGGCTGGAAACACAGCAACAGCTGACATCCTCCATCGACACATCACTATAGGCTGAGAAACTCAGTCGCCCAGTATAATTTGAGTTTATTGGTGTGGTTGTGATGATTTGCCCTGTCAAACGCTCGTGTCGTAAAGAGCATTTTGTACTCGAATGCGAAAGGCCAAACGTCGCTCTCCCATACCATCAGTTAATGAGTGAGTCAGAAGACACGGTTGCGAGGCCAAAAATATCCGTTGCAGTTGTAGATAATTCTCACACGAACGAAATCCCCGACAATATTGACTCCGAACTATATACGACAACGAGACCAGAATCATCGTTGGTTGAGTTTGAGGCGGATCCTGACGGCGAGCTGGCAGAGGCACTCAGGCGGAACGGATTCGATGTGTGAACTAACCGACTGTTGATCGCTTATTATTGAACAGCTCTGAAAGATTTCTTTGAACTGTTAGAACTCCTTTCGGTCATCAGCCTGTATAGATAGCGTCAGCTCGGACAGGTGATAGTCTGAAGAATTGAGATTGTTGTCTGTCGCTATGAACGACAGTTGTGTCTCAGTATTACTGCCGGACGACGCCTGCCGCGCGAGGCCCTTTGGGCGAGGACTCGATGTCGAACTCGACCTCAGTACCTTCCGTCAGATCCTCACCGCCAACGTCTTCCATGTGGAAGAAAACGTCTTCGTCGTCGTCGAGGTCGCCGTCGTCAGTCGAAATGAAACCGTAGCCGCCAGTGTCGTTGAAGAAGTCAACCTTACCGTTTGCCATTACATACGAACACAGGGTTGTGCGAGGGATAACCCTTCCGAGGGCCGGGGTACCACGACTGATACATTCGAAGATAAAATAAGCAGTCGTTTCACAGCAAACTTGATCCTGAAATCTGCCAAACTTACTGACCAATTTTTCTCCTTGATAATTCGGAATAATCAATTTCGCAACAGTTTAGAGTATCGTAGAACCGTTCATATGATGTTATTTTCACAGGATTCGAGAATAAATCACCTATCATATTGCGCCTGCGTACTGATCGCCGAGTTTCATACTAATTGACACTAGGTTCCGATCACCGTGCGGGATACAGCGCGCGAATGCAGCACTGATAGTGTCTCTCACGAGCAGTTATCGGCGTATCGGCTGGGGGCGTTTCTCCCGGCCGGTCTGGCACGGTATCGTTGAATCCCTCGTGAACGACACTATCACTCGAAACCACCCAGTCGGGACCCACCAGTCGAGACCACCCAGTCGGGACCAAGGTTATCCGTCCGAGACTGTAATTCATAGACATGAACAGTAACGGAGAGGCGGACCTATCGGACGCGTTTGACGACAGTCTAGAGAACGTCCCGAAGTCTGTCGACCGGGCCGCCCTCGAGCGGATGCAAACAGTGGCGTATGTCCTCGACGATAGTATCCGTGTGCCGGGCATGGACTACCGCGTCGGTCTCGACCCGTTGCTGGGTTCGATTCCGGTCGTAGGAGACATCGCCAGCGGCGCGTTCTCGCTGTACATCGTACTCGAATCGGCTCGGCTCGGTGTCGGATACACGACATTGGTGGCGATGATTGCGAACGTCTCGCTAGACGTGGCCGGAGGCATGATTCCGTACGCTGGCACCGTTTTCGACGCCGTCTGGAAGGCCAACAAGCGTAACCTCGAACTCGTGATCGAGGACCTCACCGACGACGACAGCAACAGCGGCCACGCCGAGGACGAATCATCGGAGAGTGAGAGCGGGGGCGTCGAGATCGAGGTCGAAACCCCAAGTGCCTGAACAGGTGATTCTGCGGCATAGCCCATGTTGTCAGTGCTGAATTAATCCTCTGAGGGCACCGTAGAAAGGGGTGTTCCGCCGGGAACACCCCGCCCCAATCACCAGTGAATATCTCACCGGAAGCGAGCCGTCACCACAGAAGATCTAGCTGACAGCGACAAACAGAATTGTCTGCCCGACTATCCCGCCGATTTCTCTTGCTTCGCCTCCGATTCCAAGAATCCGGAGGCTCGCTTCAGGTTTCTCCCGATAGCTTTCGCTATTGACCCGTTTTTCACCTTGATTTTTCCTGCGAACTTCGTTTTCTCCCCGTCTTTGTGATACATCTCGTTGATCAACGACTCAGCGCCGGCACGTAACTTCAGAAACTCCTGTTCAGCCGGGTCATCTAACCGCTTGCGTCGCTGCGCAATTTCTACCCGCCGTTCTCTGAAACCGTAGCTATAGTGTTTCTGTTGTTCCTTGACGAAACAGCTCTCTCTGTGCGGACACTCGTCACAGAACTCCTTCTCCATCTTTCCAGAAATACGACCGGTTTCGTAGTGGTTCTGGTCGAATGGTTCGTGTCCGGCAGGACACGCAACCATTCTCGTCCCGTCCCACTCCGGCGCAGCCAGCGACATCTTTTCCGCTCCAGGCCGTTGACCGACGATTCCAGAGAAGTGCTGCGTGATCTCCTGATCACGGCAGCGCTTCTCTACTTCCTTGTGCGTGTACCCGCCATCCACGAGCAGGTCACGTAACCCAGTCTCAGTTGAGAGGGTCGTTACGTCCTCGTCAAGGAGGTCGCCGTCGTCCGTGTTGTTGGTATCGACCCGAACCGCAGTGATGAGTCGGAATGGATTCTCACCATTGCACGTCTCCGCTACATTCGCCTTGTATCCGTGATAGTCCTCACCGTTCTTCGAGCGGTAGGTTGCGTCCTCATCGTGAGGGTTTTGCATCGTGCCACTGTCGATCTCGTCGGGCTCTTTCAGCCCGACGTGATCGGACTGGTCATCGGCGTTTTCTCCGGATGAGCCTGTGTTTTCTTCATTTTGTTCAGTGTTGGTACTCTCTTCGGGAGAGGTGTACGTTCGGAGTGGTTGCCAGTCCGGTGACGAGTCGTCACCGGGCTGGCGTTGGTCAGCAGAATCGTCCTCATCATCGTCATCTTCGAGTTCAGCAATGCGATAACACTGTTCGTCGAGAACCTGCTGAAGATGAGCAAAGCTCTCCAACTCGGCGTATTCATCGTCATCTTCGAACCGATCAACAAGCCACGCGGTATGCTCGCTAGTTGTCCACTCTATCGATAGCGCCGGTGGCAAGAGTCCGGTTTAACACGATAAGAAGGCCGAAACGAGACGAATTCCACTCCTGACGCTGCACCGAGTTAGAAAAATATCAAATACTTGGCTGTTGTCCGCTGTGGCAGTTATTTCGACGACCGTCAAAAGATAGCTGTCGCTGTTCGCCAGCCTCGCTTCAGCCGAAGCGAGGCGGCTCAGCCGAGTCCGTGCTCGTATCCTGGTGGTAACCCTTCACTGTTTGTCCGATGCTTTTGCTTCCAGCCGAGCTCATCGTCTAACACCTGCTCGATCCCGTGGAGAAACCCATCACTGAACGTGAAATCTGTCGGGAGTGCTCGCCCGCCACGCCGTGGCCGGGCGAGCACTGCCCATTGCAACACGAGCCACAACTGCTCCAACAGGAACCCGACACCCACGTAGAAGAGCCGAATTATCGTCGATGGCGTCGTTGTCAAAGCACGCGCTTCGCGGAACTTCTCATAGCTCTTCTCGATCCGTGACCGATGGTTGTAGACCTGCGCCACTTGCTGCGGCGTGCGGTCTTCCAGACCGTACGCCGCGTAGCCCGTTTGTTTGAGCCCTGATTTTCCACGATCACCGTTCTGGTAGGTGACGTTCACTGCCAGCGGATACGTCTGTTCGTACTCTTTGTCTTCACAGACCGTCTCTTCTGTCATATGCGAAGCAGTGACAGCAAGTTTCTCCCGGAGCGAGTCTTTCCGGGTTATGACCGGAAAGACTGGCGGTGCTGTCTCCCGAAGAACACCGATTAACTCCCCGACGAAGGCGTCTCTGTCCATGAGGATCTGGTCGGTCTCGAATGGATATGTCTCGACGCGGGCGAGCACGCGCTCGACCGCGTCGGCCTTGCTGTCCTCGCCATCAACTGGTTCAACTGCCAGTGTTAGTGGCTTTCCCTGCGCGATGACGAACGCAGTACAGTACCGGTGACACTTCGTGGTTCCGTCCCGTGCTTCCATTCTCCTGAACTCGTCCTCGTCGTCTGGATGACCGTGGAACGGATTGTCCATGAAGTCCAGACAGATGGTTCTCGACCCGCCGCGGTCGAGAACCGTCATTGCCACCAGTGCGAGGATATCGTTGACAGCATCGAGCATCGGCTCTTTCTCCAGGGTGTGCAACCAGTCCATCACTGGCTCGCGGTTTGGCGTGTCCTCAGTATTCGTTGTGACGCCGTTGACTGAGGTTGTGTCAACAGCAGCTCGTAAGACGACTTCCATGATCTCCTCGGAATCGAGGCCAGAGCCCTCGATTCCTTCCATCGGTATCAGCTCAAGCAACTCCATGCTAAGAGACTTCAACTGGCTGTTCGAAATGTACTCGTCCGGATCTGTGAGGATGCGTTTGAGTTTTGGTAGCCTCATCACGCATCCATCCGGACGGCGGCTGAATCAGGCGACTGATTCAGTCGCGTCATTCTGATCACTACGTGTCAGCAACTGGTCTCTTGAGCCAGAGTGGACAACTAGCGATGCTCAGCGAGTGTTTCCATGGTTGCTGGAATCTCGCCTGGTTCAAGCTGGTAGGACAGTTCCAAGTTATCGGTGTCTGCGAACTCGTCGATACCAGCGGGCAACTCCTGTACGATCTCCTCAGGGAGATCGCACAGGAAGTTGTGGAGAACTTTGGCGAAGAGATCAACACGGGAGAGTTGCTTGATGTTCGCCTCGATAAACGTTGAATCCATCCGCTGCGTACTGGCATCGATCTCAAACTCTTCTTGGAAATAGTTGCGATGATCTTCGAAAACCTCGTGTAACAGATCCTGACCAGTCTCTTCTTCGTGTTCCATCAACCGCCGGCGGAAATTGGTGAACGTCTTTTGGCAGATGTTGTCGCCGAGTGTTTCTTTCCCAAGTGCGTTTCTGACGCGAAAATCGAAGATATAGGCGTATTCAAGTTCTTCGTCAGAGAGACCAAGCAGGTGTTTGATAATCTCCAGTGAGACAAGCTCATTGACGGGCTTGTTCGGACGGCTATACCCGTCGTGGTATAGCCGCTCGAACTTTGTTTCATCTATCTGAGTAAATATATGTTGATGAAAATGAGTTGACCAGTGATTTTGTAATTTCTCTTCAATACTGGTAGAAAGGTTCTTTACAGGCGAAAATAGCTTTTCCTGTTGATACTCGTTATTTTCTTTAAACACGTTATCAACCAGTTTATTGATTTAACGGGACGCTGATGTAAATAACCTATGAAAATTATAGATCAAAGTTAGAGCAGAGTTATCCAATGAATTCTAGTCACTTATCGACTACCCTTTCTACGGTGCCGTCATCCTCTGTATCGGTTACGCCATTTCTGGCAGATGGCCGATACGTATCTGCTGCATCAACGGAGCGGAACTACTATAGTAGCGTTTGTAACTGTCCGCACACCTGATCGAACGCTGTCATGCGATCAGGTGTGTGATGACTTACAAAGGCTACTATAGCAGTCCTCAAGTGTTGTGACCGCACACCGAGCAATTACTCGTAGTAACTCAACCGTTCGACAACCTCGGCGAAGGCGACGTTTTGCCGTACATTGGTAATCTCAATGTTGACTCGCTCACTCTCTTTCGTATCAGGGACAATCACGACGAAGCCACGTTCGACCCGAGTGATACCATCACCCTGTTCGCCGATATCCTCAATTTCGACCTCCCGAGTCTCACCTTCCTCAACTGGTGGTTCCAACGGCTCGCGCTGCTGTGATTCCGTTTCAGTCTGGTCGGTCTGTTCCGGCTCGCTCTGTGTGGGAGACGACACGATACGTTTCTCCTTGCTGTAGACCTCCCAGTTGCAGTTCGCGCTCGGGAACGTCGATCACATACGAGCCGTCCCGTTCCACAATCGAAGCTGAAAACAGACATTCGAGTTCTTCAGAAATCTCCATTAGTTGGCCTCTCAGCAGGGTAATAGAGCAGAACACTTGATTCTACTGTCGAACGCCGTCCTGAATGCTCACTCGGGACTTACGACGTCATCGCAAACCAGACACTCTGCCCAGATTCCAGCCGTCGCATCGTCTTTCTCATATTCAACTAAGATATGTACAGCAAAAATATTCTCATCACACTCCGGACATCGCCCGTGTTTCGGAGTATTGTCGGTCATCAGGGGTAGGAGAGAGTGTGTGACGAGTTCCCCTCCAACTGGGCGTAGAGATATCTCTCGGAGTATGCTTTGTGTGGAACAGTACCTATGATCGCTAGTTGTCCACTCTGGCTCAAGAGACCAGTTTCTGACACGTAGTGATTAGAATGACGCGACTGAATCAGTCGCCTGATTCAGCCGCTGCCCGGATTCCTGTGTGTGATGGAGTTCCCAAGACTCAAACGCATCCTCACAGATCCGGACGAGTACATTTCGAGCAGCCAGTTGAAGTCTCTTAGCATGGAGTTGCTTGAGCTGATACCGATGGAAGGAATCGAGGGCTCCGGCCTCGATTCCGAGGAAATCATGGAAGTCGTCTTACGAGCTGCTGTTGACACAACCTCCGTCAACGGTGTCACGACGAACACTGAGGACACGCCAAACCGCGAGCCAGTGATGGACTGGTTGCACACCTTGGAGAAAGAGCCGATGCTTGATGCTGTCAACGATATCCTCGCACTGGTGGCGATGACGGTTCTCGACCGCGGCGGGTCGAGAACCATCTGTCTGGACTTCATGGACAATCCGTTCCACGGTCATCCAGACGACGAGGACGAGTTCAGGAGAATGGAAGCACGAGATGGAACCACGAAGTGTCACCGGTACTGTACTGCGTTCGTCATCGCGCAGGGAAAGCCACTCACACTGGCGGTTGAACCAGTTGACGGCGAGGACAGCAAGGCCGACGCGGTCGAGCGCGTGCTCGCCCGCGTCGAAACATACCCATTCGAGACCGACCAGATCCTCATGGACAGGGACGCCTTTGTCGGGGAGTTAATCGGTATTCTTCGGGAGACAGCACCGCCAGTCTTTCCGGTCATAACCCGGAAAGACTCGCTCCGGAAGAAACTCTCCAAGGCCGCGTCACACATGACCGAAGAGACGATTTGCGAAGGGAAAGAGCACGAACAGACGTATCCACTGGCGGTGAACGTTACCTATCAGAACGGTGACCGCGGAAAGTCTGGTGTGAAAGCGACAGGATACGCGGCGTACGGTCTGGAAGACCGCACGCCCGCGCAAGTCGCTACGACCTACAACAAGCGTTCACGGATAGAGAAGAGCTACGAGAAGTTCCGAGAAGCGCGTGCCCTGACAACAACGCCATCGACGACAATCCGGCTGTTCTACGTGGGCGTGGGGTTTCTGTTAGAGCAGTTGTGGCTCGTGTTACAGTGGGCCGTGCTCGCCCGACCACGGCGGGGCGGGCGAGCACTTCCGAAAACATTCGCGTTTGGTGACGCGTTTTTGCACGGGATCGAACGGGTGTTAGACGACGAACTCGGCTGGAAAGAGAAGTACCGGACTAACGGAGAAGGACTGCCAGCAGGATACGAACACGGACTCGGTTGAGCCGCCTCGCTTCGGCGAAGCGAGGCTGGCGAACAGCGACAGCTGTCTTCGGAGATCAGTCTGAACGACAACTACAGCCAAAACAATCCAGATTTGTGACTCTTCCTCAACTCTCCGTGGCGTCAGATGTGTACTTCGTCTCGTATCAGCGTCCTTACCGTGTTAGACCGGACTCTTGTTGCCGCCGCCATCAAGAGAGTGGACAACTAGCGATGATGAGTGTAGTCGCCAAAACTAATTCACTCGCACCCTCACTCCCAGTGGTGAGCATTCGGACAGTACTTACTCGACTACTCGGCGACACCGGGCCGACTGTCGTAGTCGAGTGCCGTCAGTGCGGGACGACAGTTACTCCCGAAGCGGAAATCTGTCCTGAGTGTGCCGCGACCGAATTCTGCTGGTACGAAATTCCCGAATGAACAGCTTCGTTGGATCCTTGGTAGGCAGGACTTCTCAAAAGCCGACTAAACGTACAGTGCACATCTCGCATTCCGCCTCTGAGGAGGCTTGTAACAGTAGTTGTGATATGATTTCTTTATTCAAAATCGGGGAGACAGAATTACTGTCCCGAGGAAAACGACTATATCTTTCCCACTCCAAGTGGGAATATGACGAAGGTAGATTCAAAGGGGCGAATCGTCCTCGCAAAGGAGGTGCGCGAACGTCTCGGTATCACCCCCGGGACAGAAGTAGACATCCACGAAGAAGACGGAAAAGCAGTTGTTGAACCTGAAGACAACCCTGAACAGATTATCGAACGCATGGAACAACTCATCACGGAAACGTCATCCGAGCGGGGAGAGACGAGACCAATTGAAGACGGGGCTGATCCCATCGCCCAGAAGCACGGAGACGCGGTTCGAAGAGGCGCGGAAGAACCCAGCAATGGGTGATGCTGATGGCCCGTATCTGTTCGATGTCGGCGTAATCGCCCTCGCACACACCGAGGCACCGGGGTGTGAGTCTGCGCTCTCGTATGTTCGAGAGGCCATCGCTGGTGATATCGATGCCGTTGTGCCGTATCCTACCCTATTCGGAGCACACACCGTCCTGACGACATACTACGGGCGTTCAAACGCAGCCGCATCTCGCCTTCTTCAGAATTTCATGGACGCGAAGAGAATCCATTGGTACGACGGGGTACCCGAGGACGTCGTTCGCGGAGGGTTATCTCGAGCGAGTGAGGTGAACGTTGGTGGCTGGGATGGGTACTACGCTCAGGTAGCGATCGACGAAGGAGTGAATACTGTGTTGACGGTCGATGATGACTTCGAACGGATTGATGCATTCGATACCGAAGTCATCCTCTCAGCCGACGAATTTAGCGAGCTGAACAGGTTTCTTGACAACTGATTCCAGCTTTCAGTCTGAACAACGAACCCGTATTACAAACTACTAGTACGCACCTGCAAGATCGCTGAGAGTGGACTACTAGCAGTTCTCGGGTGTGGTGACCGCACACCGAGAGAGTGACGTGCCCGAAAACGGCGTTCCATATCGAGGACCTACTAGTAGATACACATCCACAGAGCGTGGACTGCCGTGGTTATATCGATGACATCCACCGGGCGATCACTGGAGTTCGAACCATCCTTTCTACGAGCGCGTGGGGAACTGCCGTACGACCGTGACATCTTCCCAGCAGTGATTTTCAATGTGTTCAGTACCCTTCGATTTCGATTGTTTCAGGCTCAGCAAGGGGCTTCGTTCACCGACCGAACGAGCGCCTGCAGCGCCCATCGCAGAGTTCTCGGTCGTAATCGCCCGACATCGACGGGGTAATGGTCGGTGTTACCGTCTCCGCATGCACTGGCGTTGATTTCGTTCGGCTACCGAACGATTCCGACCGACGGCGGTTTCGTCCTCTGGTTCGCTACCTCTACGGCGTGGTGTACGGCCTCTAATCATTGGGTCGTTGATGTCTCTCGGCTGCAATCAACTGGGCCCCAGCAGCATCAAGAGCTGGGAGTGGTTGGTCACGGGCCACGGTACTATTGCTGATTGAGGCTTCTGACGAAGCGCATCGAAGAAATTCTCGGTGCCCTACGCCGATGGTATCCTGAAAACGAAGTAATCGGATTGTAGTTCGGTCGTGGGATCTACTGTCAATTGTTAATTATGGGCGTTCCACATCGAGAAACTACTAGTAGACACCCGTCTGCAGAGCGCTGGCTACCGTGGTCGATGCGCTAAATTGAATTCCTCAATCTCTGATAATATTTTGAGGGGTTGCT includes the following:
- a CDS encoding transposase, which codes for MFKENNEYQQEKLFSPVKNLSTSIEEKLQNHWSTHFHQHIFTQIDETKFERLYHDGYSRPNKPVNELVSLEIIKHLLGLSDEELEYAYIFDFRVRNALGKETLGDNICQKTFTNFRRRLMEHEEETGQDLLHEVFEDHRNYFQEEFEIDASTQRMDSTFIEANIKQLSRVDLFAKVLHNFLCDLPEEIVQELPAGIDEFADTDNLELSYQLEPGEIPATMETLAEHR
- a CDS encoding ISH3 family transposase, producing the protein MRLPKLKRILTDPDEYISNSQLKSLSMELLELIPMEGIEGSGLDSEEIMEVVLRAAVDTTSVNGVTTNTEDTPNREPVMDWLHTLEKEPMLDAVNDILALVAMTVLDRGGSRTICLDFMDNPFHGHPDDEDEFRRMEARDGTTKCHRYCTAFVIAQGKPLTLAVEPVDGEDSKADAVERVLARVETYPFETDQILMDRDAFVGELIGVLRETAPPVFPVITRKDSLREKLAVTASHMTEETVCEDKEYEQTYPLAVNVTYQNGDRGKSGLKQTGYAAYGLEDRTPQQVAQVYNHRSRIEKSYEKFREARALTTTPSTIIRLFYVGVGFLLEQLWLVLQWAVLARPRRGGRALPTDFTFSDGFLHGIEQVLDDELGWKQKHRTNSEGLPPGYEHGLG
- a CDS encoding ISH3 family transposase encodes the protein MEFPRLKRILTDPDEYISSSQLKSLSMELLELIPMEGIEGSGLDSEEIMEVVLRAAVDTTSVNGVTTNTEDTPNREPVMDWLHTLEKEPMLDAVNDILALVAMTVLDRGGSRTICLDFMDNPFHGHPDDEDEFRRMEARDGTTKCHRYCTAFVIAQGKPLTLAVEPVDGEDSKADAVERVLARVETYPFETDQILMDRDAFVGELIGILRETAPPVFPVITRKDSLRKKLSKAASHMTEETICEGKEHEQTYPLAVNVTYQNGDRGKSGVKATGYAAYGLEDRTPAQVATTYNKRSRIEKSYEKFREARALTTTPSTTIRLFYVGVGFLLEQLWLVLQWAVLARPRRGGRALPKTFAFGDAFLHGIERVLDDELGWKEKYRTNGEGLPAGYEHGLG
- a CDS encoding transposase, whose translation is MPPALSIEWTTSEHTAWLVDRFEDDDEYAELESFAHLQQVLDEQCYRIAELEDDDDEDDSADQRQPGDDSSPDWQPLRTYTSPEESTNTEQNEENTGSSGENADDQSDHVGLKEPDEIDSGTMQNPHDEDATYRSKNGEDYHGYKANVAETCNGENPFRLITAVRVDTNNTDDGDLLDEDVTTLSTETGLRDLLVDGGYTHKEVEKRCRDQEITQHFSGIVGQRPGAEKMSLAAPEWDGTRMVACPAGHEPFDQNHYETGRISGKMEKEFCDECPHRESCFVKEQQKHYSYGFRERRVEIAQRRKRLDDPAEQEFLKLRAGAESLINEMYHKDGEKTKFAGKIKVKNGSIAKAIGRNLKRASGFLESEAKQEKSAG
- a CDS encoding DUF4112 domain-containing protein; its protein translation is MNSNGEADLSDAFDDSLENVPKSVDRAALERMQTVAYVLDDSIRVPGMDYRVGLDPLLGSIPVVGDIASGAFSLYIVLESARLGVGYTTLVAMIANVSLDVAGGMIPYAGTVFDAVWKANKRNLELVIEDLTDDDSNSGHAEDESSESESGGVEIEVETPSA
- a CDS encoding IS6 family transposase, giving the protein MAESERLSKCIEWIDLSFVERKRTPEWAIQVGIRCHLAGMSTRDASQFLDELGVKRSHVAVHNWVHKADLQQISTVSADQLAVDEKVIRINGDDYWLYGAVDPQTNEILQFRLFPATTKQTTRWFLTELHRQYRLDGVEFLVDDADYLVNVLDEDGYRFQMISHGNRNAIERVFWEIEQRTSSFATSFRHVEPQTAESWLKALAVRHNSRQS
- a CDS encoding cold-shock protein, with translation MANGKVDFFNDTGGYGFISTDDGDLDDDEDVFFHMEDVGGEDLTEGTEVEFDIESSPKGPRAAGVVRQ
- a CDS encoding CopG family transcriptional regulator, with amino-acid sequence MRTSFNIPDRVVEEFDRVWQDEGLANRSRAVREAMQEYIEAHSRLEETTGEVVALVGFDYRHHEVIRELHSVQHEYQDVILNTSHTHQGKWCLESLFCRGPIERVRALIYELRDFDGVNRVKSMLIRDRA
- a CDS encoding AbrB/MazE/SpoVT family DNA-binding domain-containing protein, coding for MTKVDSKGRIVLAKEVRERLGITPGTEVDIHEEDGKAVVEPEDNPEQIIERMEQLITETSSERGETRPIEDGADPIAQKHGDAVRRGAEEPSNG